DNA from Arthrobacter sp. SLBN-112:
AGGTGTATGTAGTGACCGGAGCTGGGCCGGTGGGGTGGACGGTGGCCGAACAGCTGGCAGGCCAGGGACGGAAGGTGCGCGTCCTTACCCGTTCGGGCAACGGGCCCCGGCACCCGCTGATCGAGCGGATTGCCGGGGATGCGAAGGATCCTGCCATTCTGCGCGCTGCCCTTGCCGGCGCCAAGGCCGTCTTCCACTGCATCCACGGGTCGGCCTACACCGCCGCGGCATGGCAGGCGGAACTTCCCGCCGCCGAGCAGGCAGTCCTGGCCGCCGCGCAGGAAGCAGGCGCCGTCGTCGTATTCCCCGAAAGCCTCTACTCCTACTCCGAGCCTGACCGCGTGATGACGGAGGGAAGCCCGCGCCGGGCTGCCGGCGGCAAGCGCGGGGTGCGGACCGACCTGCTTCGGGCCCGTGCGGCGGCAGCCGCTCCTTCCGTGAGCGTGGTGGCAGGCGACTTCTTTGGGCCCCGCGTCCGGATGGCGCACGGCGGCGAGCGCATGGTGGTGCCGATCCTGGCAGGGAAGAATGTCAGCGTCATCGGCAGCTCCCGCCAGCCGCACACGTTCACGTACGTCCCGGACCTGGCCAAGGCAATGATCGCCGCGGCAGACAGGCCCTCCGCCTGGAACACCATGTGGCACGCACCCACAGGCCCGGCACTCACCCAGAAGGAACTTGCCCACGCCTTCGCCGCCGCCGCGGGACAGCCTGCTCCCAAAGTGCGCGCCCTGCCCGGCTGGACGCTCCGCGCGGCCGGCCTGTTTTCGGCCGATGCACGCGAACTGGCCGAGATGCTGTACCAGTTCGAGCGGCCGTTCATCATGGACTCGGCCGCGTCGCAGGCAGCCCTGGACGTCAGCCCCACCCCGCTGGAAACGGCTGCTGCCGCCACCGTGGACTGGTGGCGGCAGCAGGGTTAGACCTGAAGCTTACGGGTGGTGGAGATGCCGGGGGTTAGCGGCTGGGAACCTCTTCCAGGGGTTCGACGCCGGGCTCCCGCGGCCGGACGGCACTCCCGCCGTCCGTGCGCCCCAGCTTGCTGGGCCACCAGATCTTCGGTCCGATGTCGTAGGCCAGGGCCGGTACCAGCAGCGAGCGCACCAGGACGGTGTCCAGCAGCACGCCGAACGCCACAATGAACGCCAGCTGCACCAGGAACATGATGGGGATGACGCCCAGCGCCGCGAACGTGGCGGCCAGCACCACGCCTGCGGAGGTGATGACACCGCCGGTCACCACCAGGCCGCGGAGGATGCCCGGCCGGGTGCCGTGTTTGAGGGATTCCTCCCGGACCCGGCTCATCAGGAAGATGTTGTAGTCCACGCCCAGGGCCACCAGGAATACGAAGCCGAACAGCGGAACTGTGGCATCGGCGCCGGGGAAGCCAAGGATGTTGTTGAAGACGAACGCGGACACACCGAGCGCCGCCGCGTAGGAAAGCACCACGGAGAGCACCAGCAGGACCGGCGCCACGATGGAGCGCAGCAGCAGCATCAGGATGAAGAGGATCACCACCAGGACCACGGGGATGATGACCACCAGGTCATGCTGGGCGGTGGTGTTGGTGTCGAGCGCGGTGGCGATGACGCCGCCCACCAGGGCGCCGGGGTCAACGGCCTTCACCTCGGTGCGCAGGGCCTTGACGGTTTCCTCCGCCTCCAGCGAGTCGGCCGCGTCGTTGAGGGTGGCGTTGATGATCACCCTTCCCTCCCGGACGTCCGGGGCGCCGGGAGCCCCGGGGGCTCCGGTGATGGGCACACTGCCCGGGCCCAACAGGTAAGCCTCGCCCACGCCGTCGTCCGCTTTCACGCGGTCCAGCACCTCGGCTGCCTTGGCCTGGTCAGCAATGACGACGGCGGGGCTGCCGCTGCCGGCGTCGAAGTGGCGGGCCAGCGCGTCCTGGCCGTCAACGGCGTTGGAGGCGGTGAGGATGACATCCGTCTGCGGCACGCCGTTGGCCTTCAGCTGGAACAGGCCGCCAGCCGCAACCAGCAGCAGGAGGACCGAGGCCACCCAGACGGTCCTGGGGCGCCGTGCTACCAGCGAGCCGGTGGCATGCCACAGCCCCTTCTGGCCTTCCAGGCCCGTGACCAGCTCGGGTTCACGCTGGTCTGCGGGGAGGAGTTTGGGGCGGAACGGCCAGAAGGCGGCCCGGCCCAGCAGTGCCATCAACGCGGGAAGCAGGGTCAGCGCGGCGAACAGCGCGCACAGTATGCCCGCAGCAGCAACGGGGCCCAGCGCCTTGTTGGAGTTCAGGTCGGAGAAGAGCAGGCACAGCAGCGCGATGATCACCGTGGCGCCGGAGGCCAGGATGGGCTCGAAGGACGCCTTCCATGCGGTCAGGACGGCGGCCGTGCGGTTGGTGGTGTGGGTGAGCGCTTCCCGGAAGCGTGCCACGAACAGCAGGGCGTAGTCCGTGGCCGCGCCGATCACCAGGATGGAGAGGATGCCCTGGCTTTGGCCGTTGAGCTGGATCCAGCCGGCCTTGGCCATGCCGAAGACCAGCAGGATCGCGGCACACAGGGCAAACACGGACGTCAGCAGCACCATGATGGGCAGCAGCAGGGACCGGTAGACGATCAGGAGGATCACGAACACCGCGGACAAGGCAACGAGCAGGAGGATGCCGTCAATGCCGCCAAAGGCTGCGGTGAGGTCGGCGGCGAGGCCGGCGGGGCCGGTCACAAAGGTTTGGGTGCCCTCCGGTGCTGCTTCCGCCACCGTGTCTCGGAGTTCCTTGACCGCGTCCTTGACCTCAACGGAGGATCCGACCGGGACCACGAACTGGACCGCCTTGGCGTCCTTGGATGGAATCGGGCCGATCACCGCACTGCCCAGCTTGAGCTCCTCAAGGCTGGCCTTGAGCATGGCCAGCTCCCCCAGCTGCGCGGGTGTGAAACCCTCGTTCTTTTCGATGACGATGATGCCGGGAACCTCGTCCGAGTCGCGGAACTTTGCCTGCCAGTCCTGGGCCTCGGTGGCCTCGGCGCTGGCGGGCAGGAACGACGCCTGGTCGTTGGAGGAGACCTCCTCCAACCGGCCGAATGTGGGTCCGCCAACCCCCGCAAGCCCCAGCCAGGTCAGCACCAGGACCACCGGGACCAGCCAGCGCAGCCAGAAAGGGACTCGCTCCTTGGAAACTCTTGTGCGTTTCATGGCGCCTTCCGTCAATAAGCGGTGGAGAAATATTTGTTCCATCATAGATTATCTCCACCATAGAGATAAGCGCCGGTCGAGCTTTTTTCGGGCCGCTGAAGACGAAAGCGGGGCCTGCAGTAATATCCGTCAGTACGGCCGGACACAAACGTTGGCGTGGAACCAGGAATGCGGGGAGGTGGACATGGCAGGGAAAACTTCGCCTGATGCGGCACGGGGCCCGCTCGCCGGCGCGCCCGGAGGTCCCCCTCACCCACTGCTGCGCCTTCTGCAGGAGTTCACCATGGAGGCCAACCGCTACGTGGATGTCGCCGGGGGCCGGAAGGACATGCACCGCACCGACATGAACGCGTTGGCCGTCATCATGCGCCATACGGCCGCCGGCAGTGTGGTGACGCCCGGGGTCCTGCGCAAGGAGCTGAACCTGAGCTCTCCCGCCACCACCGCCCTGATCGACCGGCTGGACAAGTCGGGGCACATCGTGCGCGAACGGAACAGCGCGGACCGGCGCCAGGTCCAGCTGAAGATGACTCCCAAGGCGTTCCAGGAAGGCGGGGCCGTCTTCGCCCCCCTGGCGCAGCATATGGGCAGCGCCATGACCGCCTTCTCGGAAGAGGATCTGGAAACGGTCACGCGCTTCATGACGGCGATGGTGGAAGCCACGGTGGCGGCAAGGACAGAGTCCGGGTAACCGCAACCTGGCCGTTGTTGGGGGTAGCGTTTTGTTATGAGTGCCCAGCAGCCTGAAGACGACGTTTACACGCACGGCCACCATGAATCAGTGGTCCGCGCCCATGCCGCCAGGACCGCCGAAAATTCCGCGGCGTTCGTCCTTCCGCACCTCACGCCCGGCTCGACGCTGCTGGACGTCGGCTGCGGCCCCGGCACCATCACCTGCGACTTCGCCGCCCTGGTCAGCCCGGGGAAGGTCACGGGCCTGGACCGGTCACCGGACATCATCGCCCAGGCGCAGGCCCTCGCCGTCGAGCGGGAAGTGCCGAACGTCGAATTCGTTGCCGGCAACATCTACGACCTCGACTTTGCCGACGAGACGTTCGACGTCGTCCACGCCCACCAGGTGCTCCAGCACCTGACCGACCCCGTTGAGGCCCTGCGGGAAATGCGGCGCGTCGCCAAGCCCGGCGGCATCGTGGCAGTGCGCGACGCCGATTTCCACGGCATGAGCTGGTACCCCGCCATCCCCGAGCTGGACGAGTGGATGGACCTCTACCAGCGCATTGCGCGCCGGAACGGAGCAGAGCCCGACGCCGGGCGGCGGCTGGTCAGCTGGGCTCAGGCCGCGGGATTCAGCGACGTCGCCCCCAGCAGCAGCAACTGGCTTTATGCCACGGCCCAGCAGCGCCGCTGGCAGGCGCGCGTCTGGGGTGAGCGGGTGCTGCACTCGGCCTTCGCGGAACAGGCGCTGGAGTACGGGTTCGCCAACCCGGCCGACCTTGCCCGGATTTCTGCCGGCTGGCACCGTTGGGGTTCCACCGACGACGGCTGGTTCCTGATCCCGAACGGGGAGGTCATCGCCAGGGCCTGACAGCGATACGCCATAGCGGTGGCAACCCTCTGGCAGCAGGGGCACTAAACTTGGTTGGTGCAATTCTCTCTCTGGCTGGCCCTTGCCGGCGCAGGCGCCCTGATCAGCTTCACCCCCGGTGCCGGGGCCATCAACACCATGAGCAACTCGCTGAACGCGGGCTTCCGCCGCTCCATCTGGGGGATCCTGGGCCAGCAGGCAGCGCTGGTGGTGCACGTGCTGATCGTGGCCCTGGGCGTTGGCGTCCTGGTGGCCAGTTCACCCGTTGCCTTCAACGTGATCCGCTACGCCGGGGCGGCCTACCTGGTGTACCTGGGCATCCGCCAGTTCCTGAGCAAGCCCACGGTAGCCCAGGAGCAGGCCGCCACCCTCCGCAACGAACCCGCCTGGTCCATCTTCCGGCGCGGGTTCTGGGTTAACCTCCTGAACCCGAAGGCGATCGTGTTCTTCCTGGCCTTCACTCCCCAGTTCATCCGGCCCGATCAACCGCTGTTCACCCAGTACGCCGTGCTAACGGCAACGATTGTGGTCATCGACATCCTGGTGATGTGGTTCTTCTTTGCGGCAGCGGCGAGGTCATTTCAACGGTTCACCAACACGGAGCGGGGCCAGCTGGTCCTCAGCAGGGTGTTCGGTGTGCTGTTCGTGGGTGTGGGTATCCTGCTGGCCCTGATCCACTGAAAAGAGTCACCCGCCAACACCGGCACCAACGTGACCCGTACCCATTCCGGCGTTAGTAATGCATCTTTACAAACCCGTAAAGCTTTGTGAACAAGCCGCTAGCCAAGAGTGATTGGAAGCGCGCATGCTTAGGGGCATGAACTCAGCGTCGAGCGCATATCGCGTCATCACAGTCTGCACAGGCAACATCTGCCGGTCCCCCATGGCTGAGCTGATGCTCAAGGCAGCGCTTGAACGCGAGGGCCTTGACCGCCTGGTGGAGGTGGATTCCGCAGGCATCACCGGGTACGAGGCAGGCCGCCCCATTGATCCCCGCGCCGCCCGCCGACTCGCTGCAACCCAACTCGCCTCCGACCACCACGTGGCCCGGGAGTGGGAGCCTGGCTGGTTCCGCGAGCGCGACCTGATCCTGGCCCTGGACATCGACCACTACGCCTGGCTCAGCGAGGCGGCGCCGGACCAGGAATCCCTGGACAAGATCCGCATGCTCCGCAGTTTCGATCCCACCATGGCCGAACGCGACCGGCTGGACCTAGGCATCGAGGATCCCTGGTACGGCGGCCATGTGGATTTCGACGCCGTCTGGCACCAGATCCATGCAGCCCTGCCAGGCCTTGTCCAGCACATCAAGTCCGCGGTCCTGCACAACACCCAGCTTCAGCCGCACTAGCCGCAGGGAAACCAATCGGTACAGGAGCGCAAGCGAACGCGCCGCTGAAAACGGTACGCTCTAGTCCATGAGCCCAGCCCCCGTCATTATCGCCATCGACGGGCGCTCCGGCGCAGGGAAGACCACCCTCGCCGTCGAGCTGGCGGCCCGGCTCCGCGCCCACCACAAGGTCTCGCTGTTCCACCTTGAGGACATCTACCCTGGCTGGGACGGCCTGGCTGCCGGCGTCGAGCGTTATGTCTCCACCGTCCTCACCCCGCTCAGCCAAGGCCAGGCGGCCTCCTGGACCAGCTGGGACTGGGAGAACCACTACGACGGCGACGCCCGGGTGACGCTTCCTGCGGAGATCGTCATCGTGGAGGGGGTGGGGGCCGCCGCGGAGGCGGGCCGCCCCATGCTGGACGCGGTGATCTGGGCGGAATCCCCCGATGATGTGCGGCGGACCCGGGCGCTGGACCGCGACGGCGCAACGTATGAACCGTACTGGGACCTGTGGGCCGCCCAGGAGGAAGAATGGCTGGGCCGCGACGATGTGCCCGGCCACGCGGACCTTCGCGTCCGGAACCTCGCCGACGGCGCAGCCCCGGCGGAGCTTTTGCAGCTGCTCCCCTACCTGCCTGCCCTGGCTCCGGTCCTCGCCCCCGAACTGTCGGCCCGCCGCGGCCTTCGCCTTCAGGCCGAGCGCATGGATGCCGTCCCGGATGCACCGGCCCTGTTTCAGTCCCTGTACGGCCGCTCCGCCAATGCCGCGTGGCTGGACTCCTCCAACGCGGGCGCGGAACCTGGCGGCGCGGAGCCCGCGCAGCGGACTGCCGCCGAACGCAGCCGGTTCAGCATCATGGCGGACGACGGCGGCACCTTCGGGCAGTGCGTCGTGCACCGCGGGGGTGTAAGCCGGATCAGCGCAGGCTCGTCCACCGCCACCGTTCCCGGCCCCTTCTTCCGCTGGCTGGACACGGTCTGGGGCCGCCGCGCGGTGCGGACCCCGGACGGCTACCCCGGCGAATTCACCCTTGGCTGGCTGGGCTGCCTGGGGTACGAACTCAAACGTGAAACCGGCGGCAGCGGCCTTTCCGCACCCACCCCGGACGCCGCTTTGATCTTCGCGGGCAGGGCTGTGGTCCTGGACCATGCCGAGGGTACCGCCTGGCTCCTGGCGCTCGAGGCACCGGACGCGGACGAGTGGCTGGCGCAGGCCCGGTCCGCCGTGGAAGCCGCGGCGGAACCAACGGCTCAAGCCGGCGGCAGCACCGGCGTCGTACCCGCCACGCCGCCCGCTTTCCGCAGCCGGGACACGGGTGCGCAGTACCGGGAGAAGATCGCCGCCGCCCAGCACCAAATCGCGCAGGGGAATACCTACGAGGTGTGCCTGACCACCACGCTCGAAGCGCGGATCCCGGCCGGCTCCCTGGATCCGTGGACCACGTACCTGGCGCTCCGGCGCAGGAACCCGGCCCCGTTCGCGAGCTACCTCCGGCTGGGAGACCTTGCCGTGGCCAGCACCTCGCCGGAGCGGTTCCTCAAGATAGGGTCCGACGGCGGCATGCGCGCCGAGCCGATCAAGGGCACCCGCCGCCGGGCTTCAGACCCGCAGGAGGACAGCCGGCTGCGTACGGACCTGTCCAGTTCCTTGAAGGACCGGGCCGAGAACATCATGATCGTTGACCTGCTGCGCAACGACCTCAGCCACTTCGCCATCCCAGGCTCCGTCACGGTCAGCCGGCTCTGCGCCATCGAGAGCTACGCCACCGTCCACCAGATGGTCAGCACCATCGATGCCCACCTCCTCGCCGGAGCGCCGCGGGCAGAGGCGGTGGCAGCCTGCTTCCCTGCCGGCTCCATGACCGGCGCCCCCAAGATCAGCACCATGGCCATCCTCGACCAGCTGGAGGCAGGACCCAGGGGCATCTATTCGGGAGCCATCGGCTACTTCTCGCTCAACGCGGCGGTGGACCTCGCCGTCGCCATCCGGACCCTGGTGGTCAATGCGGCCGGTGACGGGACTGCTGAAATCTCCCTCGGCGTCGGCGGCGCCATCACCTCGGATTCCGATGCCGACGACGAGTACGAGGAAATCCGGACCAAGGCCTACGGGGTCCTCTCCACCCTGGGTGCGGAGTTTCCGGACGACTGACCCGTCCAGGGCGGGCCGGCGCCGGGTTGCCCTGGCAGCACACCCGGGAAAACGGTTTAGGAGGACACCGCCGCGGGTAGGGAGCTGAGCGTCAGCTGAACCGCTCAAGCAATGCGGCGGAATACCCAAGCGCCCACACGAGTGAGGTTTGCCGCGTGACGGACCCGTCCCACCCCCACAACACCAGCAAGCAGGCACCGCGGAGCGTCAAGTACATCCTCATGCTTGGCGCCCTGGCCGCCCTTCCTGCGATCACCACGGACATGTACCTGCCCTCGCTGCCTGCTGTGGAGGCCGATCTCCACACCACCCAGACCGCCGCCCAGCTGACACTGTCCGGAACCCTCGTGGGGGCCGGTGTTGGCCAGCTGGTGATCGGGCCGTTCTCGGACCGGTTCGGCCGAAGACTGCCCCTGGTCATCGGGATCTCGCTGCACGTGGCCATCTCGCTGCTGTGCTCGTTGACGCCGAACATCGAAACCCTGACCGGGCTGCGCGTGCTTCAGGGCTTCTTCAACGCGGCCGCGGCCGTGGTGGCACTGGCCGTCATCCGCGACCGCTTCGTTGGGTCCGCCGCCGCCCAACTGCTCTCCCGGCTGATGCTGGTGATTGGCGTGGCGCCGCTCCTGGCGCCCACCGTGGGGCAGGCGATCGCCGGTGCCTGGAACTGGCGGGCGGTCTTCTACGCCCTGGCGCTGTTCGGGGTGGTGCTGGTGGCAATCGTCTGGCGGTTCATGCCGGAGACGCTGCCGGAGGACAGCCGGAGTCCGGGCAATCCCAGGCATGTGGCCAGTGCATACTGGTCGCTGCTGCGGGACAGGCATTTCATGGCGCTTGCCGTCATTCCCGGGCTGGGGCTGGCCCTGATCATGAGCTACGTGGTGGGGTCCCCCTTTGTCTTCCAGAACGAATACGGCCTCACCGCCCAGCAGTTCGCCCTGGTCTTTGCCCTTAACGGGGCCGCGCTGGTCCTCTCCGCCCAGCTCAACGCCGCCCTGGTCCGGAAGTTCCCGCCGGTACGCCTCCTGCGCACCGCCCTCCTGGTCCAGCTGTGCCTTGCCCTGCTGCTGCTCGTGGTGGTGGCCACGGGGGCCGGTGGCGTGTTTGGCCTGGTGGCCGCCCTGTGGCTGGTCCTGTCAGCCCAGGGGATGGTGCCGGCAAACGCCTCCGTACTGGCCCTGCACAATTACGGCCATATGGCGGGAACGGCGGCGGCGGTCATCGGCGCCTTGCAGTCGGGGGTGGCCGGCCTGGTGAGTCCGCTGGTGGGGATCCTGGGCGGAAATTCGTGGTCGATGGCCGGCGTCATGATCGGCAGCTGCGCCCTGGCGGTGATGGTGCTTGCCCTGGGGACTCCCGCCTACCGGAAGGGCGGCTGGGCAGAGCATGCCGGGCGCGACGACGGCCAGCGGGTCAGCGCGGACGAATAGCCGGGTGCGGGGCCGGCTTATTGAACCGTATTTACTGGACCGTGTTTACTGGACCGTGGCCGTCAGCCGGGCCACGTTGTCCACGTACCGCGCGGCGAGCGGCCTGTTGAGCCAGTCCGCCAGCTTCAGCTCGTGGGAAATGTCCCGGTAGGTATCCTCCACCGCCCGCATCTTGTTCACGATGTCCTCGCCCAGGAGCATGACGGATACCTCCAGGTTCAAGGAGAACGACCGCATGTCCATGTTGCTGGAGCCCAGGACGGCCACTTCGTCGTCGATGGTGAAGTGCTTGGCATGCAGCACGAACGGCGCCTTGTACAGGTAGATCCGCACGCCGGCCTCGAGGAGCGCCTCATAGTAGGACCGTTGCGCGTGGTGGACCAGGAACTGGTCGCCCTTCTCGGACACGAACAGTTCCACGTCCACGCCGCGCTGCGCCGCGGTAGTGATGGCGTAGAGCAGTGAATCGTCCGGAACGAAGTAGGGGCTGCAGATGGAGATCCGGTGCTGCGCGGAGTAGATGAGCGTGTTGAAGAGCCGGAGGTTGTTCTCCGTGATGAAGCCGGGGCCGCTGGGCACCACCTGGGCCGTGACGTTGCCGGGTTCGGGGTTCGACGGGAGCTGCAGCTGGTGTTCCAGGGACTCATCGGTCTCGGTCAGCCAGTCAGTGGCGAAGACGACGTTCAGGGTGGTCACGATGGGGCCTCGGAGGCACGCCATCAGTTCCACCCATTCGCGGCCTGCCTTGCGGTGCCGCGGGTTGTTGTAGGAGGGCTCGATCAGGTTCTGCGAGCCCGTGAATGCGACTTCGCCGTCCACCACCATGATCTTGCGGTGGTTGCGCAGGTCCGGCCGGCGCCACTGGCCGTGGATGGGCAGCAGCGGCAGCATCCGCTTCCACTGGATCTTGCCGGCCTTGAGCCGCTTGAGCAGCTTCCGGTAGCCCTTGATGCGCAGCGTTCCGATGTGGTCGAAGAGGAGCCGCACTTCCACGCCGCGTTCGGCGGCTTCCTCCAGGGCGGTGAGCAGGTCGTTGGTGACGTGGTCCGAGCTCATGATGTAGAACTCGGCATTGACGAATTTCTTCGCCTTCCGCACGGCGTTCGTCATGTCCAGGATGGAGTCCGGGTAGCCGGGGATGAGCTCAACGGAATTGTTGTCCACCATGGGCAACGAACCCAGGGTGCGGTTGAGCTCGGCGGCGGACTTCACCCACTCCGGCCCGGGGTAATCGCTGTCGGCATCCGCGAGGGCACTGATGCCGGCCCGCACCCGCTCGTTGACCTGCTGCTGCTGCGCGCGTCTGCGGCTGGAGAGCTGGAAGTTGCCGAACAGCAGGAACAGCACGATGCCCACGAACGGGATGAAGAAGATCCCCAGCAGCCAGGCCATGGCGGTGGTGGGCCGCCTGTTCCCGGGGATGATGCCCAGCGCCAGGACCCTGATGACAAGGTCGGCGAAGCCCAGGAGCACCACAACCCATGTCGGCGCGGTGCCGGCAAGCGAAAAAGGCCACAACACGTCAATAACTCCCGGGGAGATTGGGCTCCCGGAGGACGGTTTTCGCCCGGGGCACTCTGCCCAGCTTATCCGCGGCACCGCACTAAGCTGGTGCCATGAGCTCTCCAGCCCCCGTGGTTCTCGTTTTCCTTGACCCTGCTTTCCCCGACGGCAGGGTGGCCGACGCCTCCAAGCCCCAGCTGCTGGTCACGGACCTTGGCGTCACACGCGGCGACGGCGTCTTCGAAACCATGCTGGCAGTGGGCGGGACGGTGCGGAAAATGCAGGCCCACCTGGATCGGCTTGCCGGTTCGGCCACGGCGTTGGACCTCGACATCCCGGACCAGGACGCCTGGCGGCGTGCCATTGCGGCTGCCGTGGCCCGGCACCGGTCAGAGAACCCGCCGGCAGACCCTTCGGCAGATGAACTGGTGGTCAAACTGGTGGTGACCCGCGGCGTGGAGGGCGCTCCCACCCCCACCGCGTGGGTCCAGGCCTCCCCGGCCGGTGCTGCCGCGCGCCGGCAGCGGGAAACGGGCATCGATGTCATCCTCCTTGACCGGGGCTACGACAGTGACGTAGCCGAACGGGCCCCCTGGTTGCTCCTGGGGGCCAAGACGCTCTCCTACGCCGTCAACATGGCGGCGCTGCGCCACGCGCACAAACAGGGCGCCGACGACGTCATCTTCACCTCATCCGATGGTCGCGTCCTGGAAGGGCCCACGTCCACGGTGCTCCTGGCGCATGTGGAAAAGTCCGACGACGGCACAAC
Protein-coding regions in this window:
- a CDS encoding aminodeoxychorismate lyase, encoding MSSPAPVVLVFLDPAFPDGRVADASKPQLLVTDLGVTRGDGVFETMLAVGGTVRKMQAHLDRLAGSATALDLDIPDQDAWRRAIAAAVARHRSENPPADPSADELVVKLVVTRGVEGAPTPTAWVQASPAGAAARRQRETGIDVILLDRGYDSDVAERAPWLLLGAKTLSYAVNMAALRHAHKQGADDVIFTSSDGRVLEGPTSTVLLAHVEKSDDGTTVKRLITPQLDSGILPGTSQGALFAAAKAAGWELGYGPLEPRDLLDADAVWLISSVRLLAPVNRIDGKEIGTPSVQKELTTELNGLFAGIH